Part of the Paeniglutamicibacter sulfureus genome, GCTTTTGGGCATCTTGGTCGCCTGTTCCGGGCCGCGGCCGGCAAGGTGCGCCTTCGCCTGGATCATGGCCAGCAATTCCTCGCGTACGCTCATGCCTCCAAACCGTACCCTTCGGCGCGCAGCTCGCGGCGGGTGGCCCCTGCACGCATCCGCTCCAACAGTTCCTCGCGCCCCGGAGCCAGTTCGTACTTGAGCAACTTGGCGGCCTTCGCCTCATCGGTCTCGCCCTCCCCATAGGAAGGGCAGAGCGTGGTCAGCGGGCAGGCGCCGCAGGCGGGTTTGCGGGCGTGGCACACCCGGCGGCCGTGAAACACCACGCGGTGGCTGAGCATGGTCCAGTCCTTCGGGTCGAAGAGCTCGCCGACCGCGTGCTCGATCTTCACCGGGTCGCTCTCCCTGGTCCAGCCGAAGCGGCGGGCCAGGCGCATGAAATGGGTGTCGACGGTGATGCCCGGGACCCCGAAGGCGTTGCCCAGCACCACGTTCGCGGTCTTTCGCCCCACCCCGGCCAGGGTCACCAGGTCCTCGAGCCGCCCGGGAACCACTCCGTCGTACTCGTCGACGATGCGCGTGGACAGGGCCAGCAGCGAGTTGGACTTGGCGCGGAAGAACCCGGTGGGACGGATCAGCTCCTGCAGGACCTCGGGCTCCGCCTGGCTCATCGCCAGGGCGTCGGGGTAGACGGCAAAGAGCGCCGGGGTGACCGCGTTGACCCGCACGTCGGTGGTCTGGGCGGAAAGCACCGTGGCCACCAGCAGTTCGAAGGCGTTGGTGAAGTCCAGTTCCGGGACCGCATACGGGTAGGCCTGCGCCAGGACGCGGTTGATCTTGCGCGCCCGGCGTTTGCGCCCCAGCGGGGTTTCGTCGCCCTGCATGGCTATTTGTCCGGGAATTGCAGGTCGTCCAGGTTGCGCAGCACTGCCTGCCTGCCGTCGGCGAGGCTGATGAGGTACTCGGTGCCGCGATCCTCCAGGCACAGGATCCAGACCCCGGGGTGCGCGGTGGAAAGCATCGTGCCGTTGGCCGGATGGAAGACCGGGCGCGGGTGATTCAGTGCAAACCAGAAGCTGGCGGCTTCCCCGTCGTGGCCGTCGTGGTCGTGGACCTCGGCCTTGGCCCCGAAGGAGGACTCGGACTCGGCCTTGGCGCGTTCCACGGCAGCTTGGTGGGCGGCGATGTCGGCCCGCGAGAGAGCTGCGGTGGCCTTGATGTCGGCGCCGGTCAGGGGCGTGGCCATGGTCGACGGGTGTGCGGATTGATTCGACCCGGCGTCCGCACCCGTGGCAGCGGGTGGCTCGGGCTCGGGGGCCTTGTCTGCGGCAGCGGGCTTGGGATCCCGACCTGACGTGGCATCGGCATCGGTGCTGCCGCTGCGTCCGGCACCCTGCACCGCCGCGATCCCGCTGGCGGCTCCAGCCACCTCGGGCTTCGAGGGGTTTTCGGCGGCGGAGTCCGTCGCGGCGTCCTGGGGTTCCGCGTCCTGGGTCGAGGGCAGGCTGTCGGCGTAGGCTGCCTGCGCATCGGTGCGCGTCCCGGCACCGGTCTCCGCAGCGGAAGCGGACTCGGACTGGTGGCCGGCCTTGGCTTCGGCGACCGACTTCCATTCCGTGAGCGGGTGCGCGGCATTCGCCTGGTCCTGGTTGACATCGTCCGACGTACCGTGGGCTTGTTGCCCGTCGCGGGCTTCCGCCTTTTGTGCGTGGGGTGCCTCCGGCTTCACCGATGCCGGCTCAGCCGAGTCGGCATCTTTGTCAGCTGTAACTGAGGCAGCGGCCTCGGAACCCCGGCGCTGCGTGGCGGCAGGTGTCGATTCCTGCTCCGGGGCGGGGGAATCCTTCACGGGGGCCGGTGCGGGCACCGCAACCCCGGCGGCCGCTGCGGCGGCCCCCGCGCCGGCCACGGCGACGGGTGCGGAAGCCGAGGCTGACTCCCGGTGGCCTTCGGACCTGTTGGGCCCGGGCGTGCCGGGTCGTCGGGCGGAAGCTGTCCCGGCGCCGCCGGCACTGCTTGCGCCGAAGCTTTCGGATTCGGCCTCGGCGGCCTGCCCGTCGGTGGACTCGGCCTTCTTCACCGCAGACTCCTTGGGGGCCAGCGCCACCGGGTGCACATCGGCACCGAGCACCGAGTCGCCGCCGGACACGAAGTCGCGGCGGAAGATTCCCAGGTAGGTGGCAAGAGTGGTGCCGGCGATCATGGCCAACGCACCGAGAAGCCCGATCAGGTAGGCCGGGGACATGGAGGCCACGTAGGAGTTGAAGAAGTAGGCGGCAGCGAACAGGGCCACCACCGAACCTGCCTGGTCGAGGCTCAGCGAGGCAACGCGCACGCGGGTGCGGCCGGTGAGCCGGCGCCACAGGAACCCGGCGGCGATCCCCAGCGGCAGCAGCAGCGAGACAAAGAGGTGGAAGGGCAGTCCCGGGAAGATCCACATGTTCACCGAGACGGACCTGTTCCACGGGATCGGGATCAACGACCCCACGAGCACCAACACCCCGCCGAGAATGACGAGGGCGTCGCGCATCGACAGCGGCCCGAGGACCGGCTTGAGCGTGTGCCCGGGTTGCGAACCCTGTGCCTTGGCGTGCACCTTATCCATATGAAGACCCCGCTTCTGCTATGTGTTGCGTTCTGTCCCTGCGCCGGCACCGGCATGTGATCCCGCGGCACACCCGTGATCCGGGCGGCCGTTGTCCGGGTTGGCCGGAAAGGCAAAGGCTACTGACAACACTATCCGCGCAGCGGCACAACCGGCGCGTTTCGGCACACCGGGTCGCCTTTCGGCTCGCATCTGCCGGCGCGGTGCGGCAGGTTGATGCCCGCCGCACCGGACTGCGGTCAAGCGGCGCTCCAAGACGGCCCGCCCGGGACCGCTGAACGCCATCGGGATGCCGCTCGGCGCACAATCGCCACCCTCCACTGTCATACTTGTGACGGGCCACACCCCGTCGGGCCGCGCGGCTGTAACCTGAATCACAAGACCCATTTGTTTGTTATCGGAAGGACCAAAACCCGTGTCGGATACCCACACCCCCACGCTTGACAACCTCTCGCATGAAACCCGCTCCTTCGCCCCGAGCGCGGAGTTCGCGGCCAATGCCATTGGATCGTCCGCGCAATACGAGGCCGCCACGGCGGACCGCCTGGGCTACTGGGCCGACCAGGCACGCAAGACACTGACCTGGGACACCGACTTCACCGAAGTCCTCGACTGGTCGGGCGCCCCGGTGGCCAAGTGGTTCGCCGACGGCAAGGTCAACGCCGCATACAACGCGCTGGACCGCCACGTCGAAAGCGGGCTCGGCGACCGCGTCGCCATCCACTTCGAGGGTGAGCCGGGCGACACCCGCACTTACACCTACGCACAGCTGACGACGGCAGTGAAGCAGGCCGCCAACGCCTTCGAGTCCCTCGGCGTGGCCAAGGGCGACCGCGTCGCCGTCTACCTGCCGATGATCCCGGAGGCCGTGATCACCATGCTGGCCTGCGCCCGCATCGGCGCCATCCACTCGGTGGTCTTCGGCGGCTTCTCCGCCGACGCCCTGCGCAGCCGCATCGACGATGCGCAGGCCAAGCTCGTGGTCACCGCCGACGGCACCTGGCGCCGCGGCAAGCCCTCGGCGCTCAAGCCCGCCGTCGACGAGGCCCTGGCCAAGGAAGGCCACACCGTTGAGAACGTGCTGGTGGTCAAGCGCAACGGACAGGACGTCGCCTGGAACGACGGCCTGGACAAGTGGTGGTCCGAGACGATCGACACCGCCGACGTCGAGCACACCGCGGTGGGACATGAGGCCGAGCACCCGCTCTTCGTGCTCTACACCTCCGGCACCACCGGCAAGCCCAAGGGCATCATCCACACCACCGGCGGCTACCTCACCCAGGCCGCCGCCACCCACCGCGACACCTTCGACCTGCACCCCGAGTCGGACGTGTTCTGGTGCACCGCGGACATCGGCTGGGTCACCGGCCACTCCTACGTCACCTACGCCCCGCTGATCAACGGCGCCACCCAGGTCATGTACGAGGGCACCCCTGATTCCCCGCACCAGGGCCGCTGGTGGGAGATCATCGAAAAGTACGGGGTCACCATCCTGTACACGGCCCCCACCGCCATCCGCACCTTCATGAAGTGGGGGCGGCAGATCCCGGATTCCTACGATCTCTCGTCCCTGCGCGTGCTCGGATCGGTGGGCGAACCCATCAACCCCGAGGCGTGGATGTGGTATCGCGACGTCATCGGCACCAACAACGGGAAAAACGGGGAACGCAAGGATCACCCGACCCCGATCGTCGACACCTGGTGGCAGACCGAAACCGGCGCGCACATGATCGCCCCGCTCCCGGGCGTCACCGCCACCAAGCCCGGCTCCGCGCAGACCCCGGTCCCCGGCATCACCGTGGACGTGGTCGATGAGATGGGCGTTTCCGTGGGCAACGGCGAGGGCGGCTTCCTGGTCATCCGCGACCCGTGGCCGGGCATGCTGCGCGG contains:
- the nth gene encoding endonuclease III; translation: MQGDETPLGRKRRARKINRVLAQAYPYAVPELDFTNAFELLVATVLSAQTTDVRVNAVTPALFAVYPDALAMSQAEPEVLQELIRPTGFFRAKSNSLLALSTRIVDEYDGVVPGRLEDLVTLAGVGRKTANVVLGNAFGVPGITVDTHFMRLARRFGWTRESDPVKIEHAVGELFDPKDWTMLSHRVVFHGRRVCHARKPACGACPLTTLCPSYGEGETDEAKAAKLLKYELAPGREELLERMRAGATRRELRAEGYGLEA
- the acs gene encoding acetate--CoA ligase, with product MSDTHTPTLDNLSHETRSFAPSAEFAANAIGSSAQYEAATADRLGYWADQARKTLTWDTDFTEVLDWSGAPVAKWFADGKVNAAYNALDRHVESGLGDRVAIHFEGEPGDTRTYTYAQLTTAVKQAANAFESLGVAKGDRVAVYLPMIPEAVITMLACARIGAIHSVVFGGFSADALRSRIDDAQAKLVVTADGTWRRGKPSALKPAVDEALAKEGHTVENVLVVKRNGQDVAWNDGLDKWWSETIDTADVEHTAVGHEAEHPLFVLYTSGTTGKPKGIIHTTGGYLTQAAATHRDTFDLHPESDVFWCTADIGWVTGHSYVTYAPLINGATQVMYEGTPDSPHQGRWWEIIEKYGVTILYTAPTAIRTFMKWGRQIPDSYDLSSLRVLGSVGEPINPEAWMWYRDVIGTNNGKNGERKDHPTPIVDTWWQTETGAHMIAPLPGVTATKPGSAQTPVPGITVDVVDEMGVSVGNGEGGFLVIRDPWPGMLRGIWGDMDRYKDTYWSRFEGMYFAGDGAKKDEDGDIWLLGRVDDVMNVSGHRLSTTEIESSLVAHPYVAEAAVVGAKDETTGEAVVAFVILQIEPEAGEDVVATLRNHVGKDIGPIAKPRHILVVPELPKTRSGKIMRRLLKDVAEGREVGDATTLADNTVMTQIAESMRK